From Borrelia sp. RT5S, the proteins below share one genomic window:
- a CDS encoding BB0027 family outer member beta-barrel protein — MERNLLVCLIWLLLNSNVPRVEAYSVDRNGNSVLGVDLSLGVPLFYNDLLKIYPSNLYPGGIGALKYQYHILSSLSVGLELRYLFNFDINQTFNLLNPDSGIGKTLGIVPITFLVNYVFDIGELFQVPIFSNIGFSLNSYGDKSDNISNLRTFDAMPIISIGCGVLWNSNHKWALGFTTSWWSMFEFGRSAKAGHFLLVSLSVIVNVNKL; from the coding sequence ATGGAAAGAAATCTTTTAGTTTGCTTAATCTGGCTGTTGTTGAATTCAAATGTGCCAAGGGTCGAAGCTTATTCAGTTGATAGGAATGGAAATTCTGTTCTTGGGGTGGATTTGAGCTTGGGGGTTCCTCTTTTTTATAATGATTTACTGAAGATCTATCCTTCTAATTTGTATCCTGGAGGGATTGGAGCTCTTAAATATCAATACCATATACTGAGTAGCCTGTCTGTAGGTCTTGAGCTTAGGTATTTGTTCAATTTTGACATTAATCAAACATTTAATTTACTCAATCCAGACTCTGGCATAGGCAAAACGCTTGGCATAGTTCCTATTACATTTTTAGTAAACTATGTCTTTGACATTGGCGAACTTTTTCAAGTGCCCATATTTTCAAATATAGGGTTTTCCCTAAACTCTTACGGAGATAAAAGTGATAACATCTCAAATTTAAGGACCTTTGATGCAATGCCTATAATTTCAATTGGTTGTGGGGTTCTGTGGAACTCCAACCACAAATGGGCTCTAGGTTTTACAACCTCATGGTGGTCGATGTTTGAATTTGGCAGATCCGCTAAAGCAGGACACTTTTTGCTAGTTTCTCTTTCAGTGATAGTAAATGTAAATAAATTGTAG
- a CDS encoding YebC/PmpR family DNA-binding transcriptional regulator, giving the protein MSGHSKWSTIKRKKGALDARRNKIFTKLIREISIAAKMGGGEVDSNPRLRVAINKARVSNMPKDNIEKAIKKGIGDNAGNEYIELTYEAYAPHGVALMIMCLTDNKNRTASDVRSVLTKGGGSLGAPGSVSYMFHRKGLISYSLDKYSEDEIMELALEAGAEDISSEGSELEVITSDENFETVLSILKTKFEEEMSEIAFIPENKVSLGKDQVDKILALVEKLEDFDDVQEVVHNLEVFDNLE; this is encoded by the coding sequence ATGTCTGGTCATAGCAAATGGTCGACTATAAAGAGGAAGAAGGGTGCACTTGACGCTAGGAGAAATAAAATCTTTACTAAATTGATTAGGGAGATAAGTATTGCTGCTAAGATGGGTGGTGGTGAGGTTGACTCTAATCCTAGGTTAAGAGTTGCTATTAATAAGGCTAGAGTGTCTAATATGCCTAAAGATAATATTGAAAAAGCAATTAAGAAAGGCATTGGGGATAATGCAGGCAATGAATATATTGAACTTACCTATGAAGCTTATGCTCCTCATGGTGTGGCTTTGATGATTATGTGTCTAACTGATAATAAAAATAGAACTGCAAGTGATGTGAGAAGCGTTCTTACAAAGGGAGGTGGTTCTCTTGGGGCTCCTGGTTCCGTGTCTTATATGTTTCACAGGAAAGGTTTAATATCTTATAGCCTAGATAAATATTCTGAAGATGAGATAATGGAGCTTGCATTAGAAGCAGGTGCAGAAGATATTTCGAGCGAAGGTTCTGAATTAGAGGTAATAACAAGTGATGAGAATTTTGAAACAGTTTTATCTATTTTAAAAACTAAGTTTGAAGAAGAGATGTCAGAGATTGCCTTTATTCCTGAAAATAAGGTTTCTTTGGGTAAGGATCAAGTAGATAAAATTCTTGCTCTTGTTGAAAAATTGGAAGATTTTGATGATGTGCAGGAAGTTGTTCATAATTTGGAGGTTTTTGATAATCTTGAGTAA
- the ruvC gene encoding crossover junction endodeoxyribonuclease RuvC, whose product MRILGIDPGLANVGWGVLDKKGSRYVYIQDGTIVTSSFMSLKDRIKLIFTELDLVIDKFSPDVASVEDIYFAKNKKTAMAVAEARGAIILTLVLKDIDFYSYTPIQVKNAISGFGGLKKEQVKYMIRILLGRSSDFMFTSDHSSDALALAICHGNYS is encoded by the coding sequence ATGAGAATATTGGGTATTGACCCTGGTCTTGCTAATGTTGGCTGGGGGGTTTTAGATAAAAAGGGAAGCCGGTATGTGTATATACAGGATGGGACGATTGTAACCAGTTCTTTTATGTCTTTAAAGGATAGGATAAAGTTAATTTTTACAGAGCTTGATCTTGTTATTGATAAGTTTAGCCCTGATGTTGCAAGTGTTGAGGATATCTATTTTGCTAAAAATAAGAAGACGGCAATGGCAGTTGCCGAGGCAAGGGGGGCCATCATTTTAACTCTTGTCTTAAAAGACATAGATTTTTACTCATATACGCCAATACAGGTTAAGAATGCGATTTCCGGGTTTGGTGGGCTTAAAAAGGAGCAAGTAAAATATATGATTCGTATTTTACTTGGGAGGAGTTCTGACTTTATGTTTACTAGTGATCACAGCAGTGATGCACTTGCGCTTGCGATTTGTCATGGCAATTATAGTTAG
- a CDS encoding bifunctional 5,10-methylenetetrahydrofolate dehydrogenase/5,10-methenyltetrahydrofolate cyclohydrolase, with amino-acid sequence MTNIFDGKLFAERYYSLLKKFLAEYDLVNRISLKVILANDNPASRLYVSIKERVSKEIGINFCVIKLSSNAEQENILKLIETENLNEDTDGIIVQLPLFGEINVGTVLNKIVHTKDVDGLSAINLGKLVLGDRKGFVPCTALAVLKVLFDQKVGTSGRTVVVIGRSALVGRPISILLSCKPYNATVIVCHSKSTYLDVYVRQADIIISAVGKPKLVGLNMISGNPYVIDIGISELEVEGGDTVLAGDVDFEAIRGHVKFITPVRGGIGPVTVLMLMFNTIKAHLVRHSRFDVLEKLEKLVEV; translated from the coding sequence TTGACCAACATTTTTGATGGTAAACTTTTTGCGGAAAGATACTACTCGTTATTGAAAAAGTTTTTAGCAGAATATGATCTAGTAAATAGGATTTCCTTGAAAGTTATTTTGGCAAATGATAATCCTGCAAGTAGACTTTATGTGTCTATTAAAGAAAGAGTATCAAAAGAGATTGGCATTAATTTTTGTGTTATTAAGTTATCTAGTAATGCAGAGCAAGAGAATATTTTGAAATTGATTGAGACTGAAAATTTGAATGAAGATACTGATGGGATTATTGTTCAGCTACCTCTTTTTGGTGAAATAAATGTAGGTACTGTTTTAAATAAGATAGTGCATACAAAGGATGTAGATGGACTTTCTGCTATTAATTTGGGTAAATTGGTTTTGGGTGACAGAAAAGGATTTGTTCCTTGCACGGCTCTTGCTGTTCTTAAAGTTTTATTTGATCAGAAGGTGGGAACTTCTGGCAGGACTGTCGTTGTGATTGGAAGAAGTGCTCTTGTTGGAAGACCTATTTCCATTTTGCTTTCTTGCAAGCCCTATAATGCTACTGTAATTGTGTGCCATAGTAAGAGTACTTATTTGGATGTTTATGTGAGGCAAGCAGATATTATTATTTCTGCCGTTGGTAAGCCTAAGTTAGTTGGATTGAACATGATATCTGGTAATCCTTATGTTATAGATATTGGTATTTCCGAATTAGAGGTAGAGGGAGGAGATACTGTTTTAGCTGGAGATGTAGATTTTGAAGCAATTAGGGGGCATGTTAAATTTATTACTCCTGTAAGGGGCGGTATTGGTCCTGTTACGGTTCTTATGCTAATGTTTAATACCATTAAGGCACATTTGGTTAGACATAGTAGGTTTGATGTTTTGGAAAAATTAGAAAAATTGGTGGAGGTTTAA